A window of the Brassica napus cultivar Da-Ae chromosome A2, Da-Ae, whole genome shotgun sequence genome harbors these coding sequences:
- the LOC106401414 gene encoding ABC transporter G family member 21 — protein sequence MMPPNEQESSFPIIPGESRNETIPVQETWFSSPNHVIPCLDDDGPSHQSCQSSVLRQSLRPIILKFEELTYTIKIQSGKGSYWFGSQEPKQNRLILNGVSGIVKPGELLAMLGPSGSGKTTLVTALAGRLQGKLSGTVSYNGAPFTSSVKRRTGFVTQDDVLYPHLTVMETLTYTALLRLPKEMTRKEKIQQAESVISDLGLTRCCNSVIGGGLIRGISGGERKRVSIGQEMLVNPSLLLLDEPTSGLDSTTAARIVATLRSLARGGRTVVTTIHQPSSRLYRMFDKVLVLSDGSPIYSGDSGRVMEYFGSIGFQPGSSFVNPADFVLDLANGITSDTKQYEQVEINGKLDRLEEQNSVKQSLISAYKKNLYPPLKEEFSRAFPQDQTVNMSRSKTRLTNRWPTSWWMQFSVLLKRGLKERSHESFSGLRIFMVMSVSLLSGLLWWHSRVAHIQDQVGLLFFFSIFWGFLPLFNAIFTFPQERPMLIKERSSGIYRLSSYYIARTVGDLPMELILPTIFVTITYWMGGLKSSLTTFIMTLMIVLYSVLVSQGVGLALGAILMDAKKAATLSSVLMLVFLLAGGYYIQHIPGFIAWLKYISFSHYCYKLLVGVQYTWDEVYECGPGLHCSVMDYEGIKNLRLGNMMWDVLALTLMLLLYRFLAYVALRNL from the exons ATGATGCCTCCTAATGAGCAAGAATCTAGCTTTCCGATAATACCGGGGGAAAGCCGAAACGAAACCATCCCGGTTCAAGAAACCTGGTTTAGTTCTCCAAATCATGTAATCCCATGCCTTGACGACGACGGTCCGAGTCACCAATCATGCCAATCTTCTGTTCTACGACAATCTTTACGTCCTATAATTCTCAAG TTTGAGGAGTTAACGTACACAATTAAAATACAAAGCGGGAAAGGAAGCTATTGGTTCGGTTCACAAGAACCAAAACAGAACCGGTTAATTCTTAACGGAGTAAGCGGTATAGTCAAACCAGGTGAGCTACTAGCAATGCTAGGTCCATCAGGGAGCGGCAAAACAACGCTAGTAACGGCGTTAGCCGGACGTTTACAAGGGAAGCTTTCAGGAACCGTTAGTTATAACGGAGCTCCGTTTACAAGCTCCGTGAAACGGAGAACGGGATTCGTTACACAAGACGACGTTCTCTACCCACACTTAACGGTGATGGAGACGTTAACGTACACAGCTTTGCTCCGTTTACCTAAGGAAATGACCCGGAAAGAGAAAATCCAGCAGGCGGagtcggttatttcggatcttGGGTTGACCCGGTGTTGTAACAGCGTGATCGGAGGCGGGTTGATCCGAGGGATTTCGGGTGGGGAAAGAAAACGGGTTAGCATCGGTCAAGAAATGCTCGTGAATCCGAGTTTGTTACTTCTTGATGAGCCAACGTCGGGGCTTGATTCGACCACGGCGGCGCGTATAGTCGCAACGTTGAGATCGCTGGCGCGTGGAGGTAGGACAGTGGTGACCACCATTCATCAGCCGTCGAGTAGGCTTTATCGGATGTTCGATAAAGTGTTGGTTTTGTCGGATGGAAGTCCGATTTATAGTGGGGATTCGGGTCGGGTCATGGAGTATTTTGGTTCAATTGGGTTTCAACCCGGATCCAGCTTCGTTAACCCGGCTGATTTCGTGCTTGATCTTGCTAACG GAATTACTTCGGATACAAAGCAATATGAGCAAGTCGAAATAAATGGGAAACTTGATCGGCTAGAAGAACAAAACTCAGTGAAACAGTCGTTAATATCGGCTTACAAAAAGAACTTGTATCCACCTTTGAAAGAAGAATTTTCTAGAGCATTTCCACAAGATCAAACGGTCAATATGTCAAGATCAAAGACAAGATTAACAA ATCGATGGCCAACGAGTTGGTGGATGCAATTCTCAGTTTTACTGAAGCGGGGATTAAAGGAGAGAAGTCACGAATCATTTTCAGGACTTAGAATATTTATGGTCATGTCGGTTTCTTTACTTTCTGGCCTCTTATGGTGGCATTCTCGCGTTGCTCATATACAAGATCAG GTGGGTCTATTATTCTTCTTCTCGATATTCTGGGGATTCCTTCCTCTCTTCAACGCTATTTTTACATTTCCTCAAGAACGTCCAATGCTCATTAAAGAGCGGTCCTCAGGAATCTACAGACTCTCCTCTTACTACATAGCAAGAACAGTCGGCGATTTACCAATGGAACTCATTCTTCCAACGATCTTTGTCACGATCACATATTGGATGGGAGGTCTCAAGTCATCTTTAACCACATTCATCATGACCCTTATGATCGTTCTCTACAGTGTTCTAGTGTCTCAAGGCGTAGGGTTAGCTTTGGGAGCAATCTTGATGGATGCGAAAAAAGCAGCGACATTATCTTCTGTGTTAATGCTTGTGTTCTTACTAGCTGGAGGATACTATATCCAACATATACCGGGATTCATCGCGTGGTTGAAGTATATTTCTTTTAGCCATTATTGCTATAAGCTTCTTGTCGGAGTTCAATACACATGGGATGAGGTTTATGAATGTGGACCAGGGTTGCATTGTAGCGTTATGGATTATGAAGGGATTAAGAATTTGAGGTTAGGGAACATGATGTGGGATGTTTTGGCTCTTACCCTTATGTTGCTTCTTTATAGGTTTCTAGCTTACGTAGCTCTAAGGAACTTGTGA